A window of the Brassica napus cultivar Da-Ae chromosome C5, Da-Ae, whole genome shotgun sequence genome harbors these coding sequences:
- the LOC106390201 gene encoding sister chromatid cohesion protein PDS5 homolog E-like isoform X1: MLFSEEEKMGPLVGETELSEALVNAGKNLLKPPSSTKALLHLLNEAEGQLSKLVQDPIAAVQNALRPLMKALVSAHLLRNRDSDVWVYVVSCLTEIMRITAPEVPYNDDQMKEIFKMTVRAFGKLADTSCPSYKKAVGVLDTVSRVRLSLVMLDLECDDLILKMFRQFLKTIRPNHPESVLLSMEAIMVTVIHESEEVPMDLLEILLAALNKESQDFSPVASWLAEKVLITCACKLQTCIIEALKSTGTSLEMYSPVVLAICQGEAEAHIVVKPKQAEGNMSKRIARCGTRAQGDDNDLKQVQPGSTDVETESGSMRRGRELNPLMNTEEGYPFKTSSSKKVQEKELGDSSLGKLTAKKASLPSEVGQTNQSVVSSLSPSSKARKGSRKRSQSKIEETNLGAGSLAALVSKKQIVKKDDPEEEDFMESDLEKPEDSIKTAAKSSKKERAQNRSAKASAKKPLAESNRVEDSVKKSVHSESKGASMYSHILQSSKNKKKISRAITPPRKESEQTAKSHHKRKRTAGEEVESHNSELGEELVGKRLKVWWPLDKKFYEGVIKSYSSRQKKHVVSYTDGDVENLDLKKERWEMIQDNSSSSDEKEIDLPDSTLLSDIRRRQKTMKRKNVCKNVELSSSSDVRSSKKKSDPVANSTKLKGVSNEQESREKQNLESSKATNAEIGRTKGRTEKRQRVTRSMHQESEKDCDDKEEPETKAGGEELKSTNKSNAISETDGQEHKVAKEPAAKADGVERESAKEPNEEPNTEVQGRGSAKEIPACTTLIEEEDMSEESHRSVPETGKVENEDDQRVVKEETDKAEVGTIRVSV; this comes from the exons ATGTTGTtttcagaagaagaaaagatggGTCCTCTTGTCGGAGAGACTGAACTCTCTGAAGCACTCGTCAATGCTGGAAAAAATCTCCTCAAGCCTCCATCATCTACCAAAGCGCTTCTCCATCTTCTCAAT GAAGCCGAGGGTCAGCTCTCCAAGCTAGTGCAAGATCCTATTGCTGCGGTGCAGAACGCACTGAGACCATTGATGAAGGCTTTGGTATCTGCTCATCTCTTAAGAAACCGTGATTCTGATGTTTGGGTCTACGTTGTCTCCTGCTTAACCGAGATCATGAGGATAACTGCCCCAGAGGTCCCATATAACGATGATCAAATGAAG GAGATCTTCAAGATGACAGTAAGAGCCTTTGGAAAACTAGCTGATACTTCATGTCCTAGCTATAAGAAAGCCGTTGGGGTGCTTGATACTGTTTCTAGGGTCAGATTATCATTGGTGATGTTGGACTTGGAGTGCGATGACCTTATTCTAAAGATGTTTCGCCAGTTCTTGAAAACCATTAG ACCGAATCATCCTGAATCGGTGCTTCTTTCAATGGAAGCGATAATGGTGACGGTTATCCATGAGAGTGAAGAAGTACCCATGGATTTGCTCGAGATTCTCTTGGCTGCTCTCAACAAAGAAAGCCAG GACTTCTCACCAGTGGCTTCGTGGCTTGCGGAGAAGGTTCTAATTACTTGCGCCTGTAAGCTTCAAACGTGCATCATTGAAGCTTTGAAGTCAACAGGGACTAGCTTGGAAATGTATTCTCCAGTAGTCTTGGCAATATGCCAAGGCGAAGCTGAAGCACACATCGTTGTTAAACCCAAACAAGCTGAG GGGAATATGTCTAAGAGAATTGCAAGATGTGGAACTCGAGCGCAAGGAGATGACAACGATTTGAAGCAAGTACAGCCTGGAAGTACAGACGTAGAGACAGAATCAGGGTCAATGAGGAGAGGACGGGAACTCAATCCTCTAATGAATACTGAGGAAGGCTATCCATTTAAGACGTCGTCAAGCAAGAAGGTGCAGGAAAAAGAACTTGGTGATTCGTCACTTGGAAAGCTGACTGCCAAGAAAGCATCTTTGCCTAGTGAAGTTGGTCAAACGAATCAGTCTGTTGTTTCTTCTCTCTCACCCTCTAGTAAGGCTAGGAAGGGGTCACGTAAACGGAGCCAGAGTAAGATCGAAGAGACAAATCTTGGTGCAGGGTCTTTAGCTGCACTAGTATCAAAGAAACAGATTGTGAAGAAAGATGAtcctgaagaagaagattttaTGGAATCTGACCTTGAAAAGCCTGAAGATAGCATAAAGACTGCTGCAAAGTCAAGTAAAAAGGAGAGAGCACAGAATCGTTCAGCAAAAGCATCTGCAAAGAAGCCACTTGCAGAATCTAATAGGGTAGAGGACAGTGTGAAAAAATCAGTCCACTCAGAATCAAAAGGTGCAAGCATGTATTCACATATTCTCCAGTCATCAAAGAACAAG AAGAAGATTTCTCGTGCAATAACGCCTCCGAGGAAAGAGTCGGAACAAACTGCCAAAAGCCATCACAAGAGGAAACGGACAGCTGGAGAGGAAGTG GAGTCCCATAATAGTGAGCTCGGTGAGGAATTAGTTGGTAAGAGACTGAAAGTCTGGTGGCCATTGGACAAGAA GTTTTATGAAGGCGTCATAAAGTCTTATTCTAGTCGTCAGAAGAAGCATGTA GTATCGTATACTGATGGGGATGTTGAAAACCTTGATCTTAAAAAAGAACGTTGGGAGATGATCCAGGATAATTCTTCATCCAGTGAT GAAAAGGAGATTGATCTGCCTGATTCTACTCTTTTATCTGACAT AAGGCGGAGGCAGAAAACAATGAAGAGAAAAAATGTGTGTAAGAATGTGGAACTGAGCAGTTCTTCAGACGTCAG ATCCTCGAAGAAGAAGAGCGACCCTGTAGCAAACTCCACTAAGCTGAAGGGCGTAAGCAATGAACAAGAAAGCAGAGAAAAGCAGAATCTTGAATCCTCAAAAGCGACGAATGCTGAAATTGGCAGAACAAAAGGCAGGACTGAGAAAAGGCAGAGGGTGACTCGATCTATGCACCAGGAAAGTGAAAAAGATTGTGACGATAAGGAAGAACCTGAAACCAAAGCTGGTGGAGAAGAGTTAAAGTCTACAAACAAGTCAAATGCAATATCAGAAACTGATGGACAAGAACATAAAGTAGCAAAGGAGCCAGCTGCCAAAGCTGATGGAGTAGAGCGAGAGTCTGCGAAAGAGCCAAATGAAGAACCCAACACTGAGGTACAAGGGAGAGGATCAGCTAAAGAGATACCTGCATGCACAACATTGATTGAGGAGGAGGATATGTCTGAGGAGAGTCATAGAAGCGTGCCTGAGACTGGTAAGGTAGAAAACGAAGATGATCAGAGAGTAGTTAAAGAAGAGACTGATAAAGCAGAAGTCGGTACTATTCGTGTTTCAGTTTGA
- the LOC106390201 gene encoding sister chromatid cohesion protein PDS5 homolog E-like isoform X2: MLFSEEEKMGPLVGETELSEALVNAGKNLLKPPSSTKALLHLLNEAEGQLSKLVQDPIAAVQNALRPLMKALVSAHLLRNRDSDVWVYVVSCLTEIMRITAPEVPYNDDQMKEIFKMTVRAFGKLADTSCPSYKKAVGVLDTVSRVRLSLVMLDLECDDLILKMFRQFLKTIRPNHPESVLLSMEAIMVTVIHESEEVPMDLLEILLAALNKESQDFSPVASWLAEKVLITCACKLQTCIIEALKSTGTSLEMYSPVVLAICQGEAEAHIVVKPKQAEGNMSKRIARCGTRAQGDDNDLKQVQPGSTDVETESGSMRRGRELNPLMNTEEGYPFKTSSSKKVQEKELGDSSLGKLTAKKASLPSEVGQTNQSVVSSLSPSSKARKGSRKRSQSKIEETNLGAGSLAALVSKKQIVKKDDPEEEDFMESDLEKPEDSIKTAAKSSKKERAQNRSAKASAKKPLAESNRVEDSVKKSVHSESKGASMYSHILQSSKNKKKISRAITPPRKESEQTAKSHHKRKRTAGEEVESHNSELGEELVGKRLKVWWPLDKKFYEGVIKSYSSRQKKHVVSYTDGDVENLDLKKERWEMIQDNSSSSDEKEIDLPDSTLLSDMRRQKTMKRKNVCKNVELSSSSDVRSSKKKSDPVANSTKLKGVSNEQESREKQNLESSKATNAEIGRTKGRTEKRQRVTRSMHQESEKDCDDKEEPETKAGGEELKSTNKSNAISETDGQEHKVAKEPAAKADGVERESAKEPNEEPNTEVQGRGSAKEIPACTTLIEEEDMSEESHRSVPETGKVENEDDQRVVKEETDKAEVGTIRVSV, from the exons ATGTTGTtttcagaagaagaaaagatggGTCCTCTTGTCGGAGAGACTGAACTCTCTGAAGCACTCGTCAATGCTGGAAAAAATCTCCTCAAGCCTCCATCATCTACCAAAGCGCTTCTCCATCTTCTCAAT GAAGCCGAGGGTCAGCTCTCCAAGCTAGTGCAAGATCCTATTGCTGCGGTGCAGAACGCACTGAGACCATTGATGAAGGCTTTGGTATCTGCTCATCTCTTAAGAAACCGTGATTCTGATGTTTGGGTCTACGTTGTCTCCTGCTTAACCGAGATCATGAGGATAACTGCCCCAGAGGTCCCATATAACGATGATCAAATGAAG GAGATCTTCAAGATGACAGTAAGAGCCTTTGGAAAACTAGCTGATACTTCATGTCCTAGCTATAAGAAAGCCGTTGGGGTGCTTGATACTGTTTCTAGGGTCAGATTATCATTGGTGATGTTGGACTTGGAGTGCGATGACCTTATTCTAAAGATGTTTCGCCAGTTCTTGAAAACCATTAG ACCGAATCATCCTGAATCGGTGCTTCTTTCAATGGAAGCGATAATGGTGACGGTTATCCATGAGAGTGAAGAAGTACCCATGGATTTGCTCGAGATTCTCTTGGCTGCTCTCAACAAAGAAAGCCAG GACTTCTCACCAGTGGCTTCGTGGCTTGCGGAGAAGGTTCTAATTACTTGCGCCTGTAAGCTTCAAACGTGCATCATTGAAGCTTTGAAGTCAACAGGGACTAGCTTGGAAATGTATTCTCCAGTAGTCTTGGCAATATGCCAAGGCGAAGCTGAAGCACACATCGTTGTTAAACCCAAACAAGCTGAG GGGAATATGTCTAAGAGAATTGCAAGATGTGGAACTCGAGCGCAAGGAGATGACAACGATTTGAAGCAAGTACAGCCTGGAAGTACAGACGTAGAGACAGAATCAGGGTCAATGAGGAGAGGACGGGAACTCAATCCTCTAATGAATACTGAGGAAGGCTATCCATTTAAGACGTCGTCAAGCAAGAAGGTGCAGGAAAAAGAACTTGGTGATTCGTCACTTGGAAAGCTGACTGCCAAGAAAGCATCTTTGCCTAGTGAAGTTGGTCAAACGAATCAGTCTGTTGTTTCTTCTCTCTCACCCTCTAGTAAGGCTAGGAAGGGGTCACGTAAACGGAGCCAGAGTAAGATCGAAGAGACAAATCTTGGTGCAGGGTCTTTAGCTGCACTAGTATCAAAGAAACAGATTGTGAAGAAAGATGAtcctgaagaagaagattttaTGGAATCTGACCTTGAAAAGCCTGAAGATAGCATAAAGACTGCTGCAAAGTCAAGTAAAAAGGAGAGAGCACAGAATCGTTCAGCAAAAGCATCTGCAAAGAAGCCACTTGCAGAATCTAATAGGGTAGAGGACAGTGTGAAAAAATCAGTCCACTCAGAATCAAAAGGTGCAAGCATGTATTCACATATTCTCCAGTCATCAAAGAACAAG AAGAAGATTTCTCGTGCAATAACGCCTCCGAGGAAAGAGTCGGAACAAACTGCCAAAAGCCATCACAAGAGGAAACGGACAGCTGGAGAGGAAGTG GAGTCCCATAATAGTGAGCTCGGTGAGGAATTAGTTGGTAAGAGACTGAAAGTCTGGTGGCCATTGGACAAGAA GTTTTATGAAGGCGTCATAAAGTCTTATTCTAGTCGTCAGAAGAAGCATGTA GTATCGTATACTGATGGGGATGTTGAAAACCTTGATCTTAAAAAAGAACGTTGGGAGATGATCCAGGATAATTCTTCATCCAGTGAT GAAAAGGAGATTGATCTGCCTGATTCTACTCTTTTATCTGACAT GCGGAGGCAGAAAACAATGAAGAGAAAAAATGTGTGTAAGAATGTGGAACTGAGCAGTTCTTCAGACGTCAG ATCCTCGAAGAAGAAGAGCGACCCTGTAGCAAACTCCACTAAGCTGAAGGGCGTAAGCAATGAACAAGAAAGCAGAGAAAAGCAGAATCTTGAATCCTCAAAAGCGACGAATGCTGAAATTGGCAGAACAAAAGGCAGGACTGAGAAAAGGCAGAGGGTGACTCGATCTATGCACCAGGAAAGTGAAAAAGATTGTGACGATAAGGAAGAACCTGAAACCAAAGCTGGTGGAGAAGAGTTAAAGTCTACAAACAAGTCAAATGCAATATCAGAAACTGATGGACAAGAACATAAAGTAGCAAAGGAGCCAGCTGCCAAAGCTGATGGAGTAGAGCGAGAGTCTGCGAAAGAGCCAAATGAAGAACCCAACACTGAGGTACAAGGGAGAGGATCAGCTAAAGAGATACCTGCATGCACAACATTGATTGAGGAGGAGGATATGTCTGAGGAGAGTCATAGAAGCGTGCCTGAGACTGGTAAGGTAGAAAACGAAGATGATCAGAGAGTAGTTAAAGAAGAGACTGATAAAGCAGAAGTCGGTACTATTCGTGTTTCAGTTTGA
- the LOC106390201 gene encoding sister chromatid cohesion protein PDS5 homolog E-like isoform X3 translates to MLFSEEEKMGPLVGETELSEALVNAGKNLLKPPSSTKALLHLLNEAEGQLSKLVQDPIAAVQNALRPLMKALVSAHLLRNRDSDVWVYVVSCLTEIMRITAPEVPYNDDQMKEIFKMTVRAFGKLADTSCPSYKKAVGVLDTVSRVRLSLVMLDLECDDLILKMFRQFLKTIRPNHPESVLLSMEAIMVTVIHESEEVPMDLLEILLAALNKESQDFSPVASWLAEKVLITCACKLQTCIIEALKSTGTSLEMYSPVVLAICQGEAEAHIVVKPKQAEGNMSKRIARCGTRAQGDDNDLKQVQPGSTDVETESGSMRRGRELNPLMNTEEGYPFKTSSSKKVQEKELGDSSLGKLTAKKASLPSEVGQTNQSVVSSLSPSSKARKGSRKRSQSKIEETNLGAGSLAALVSKKQIVKKDDPEEEDFMESDLEKPEDSIKTAAKSSKKERAQNRSAKASAKKPLAESNRVEDSVKKSVHSESKGASMYSHILQSSKNKKISRAITPPRKESEQTAKSHHKRKRTAGEEVESHNSELGEELVGKRLKVWWPLDKKFYEGVIKSYSSRQKKHVVSYTDGDVENLDLKKERWEMIQDNSSSSDEKEIDLPDSTLLSDIRRRQKTMKRKNVCKNVELSSSSDVRSSKKKSDPVANSTKLKGVSNEQESREKQNLESSKATNAEIGRTKGRTEKRQRVTRSMHQESEKDCDDKEEPETKAGGEELKSTNKSNAISETDGQEHKVAKEPAAKADGVERESAKEPNEEPNTEVQGRGSAKEIPACTTLIEEEDMSEESHRSVPETGKVENEDDQRVVKEETDKAEVGTIRVSV, encoded by the exons ATGTTGTtttcagaagaagaaaagatggGTCCTCTTGTCGGAGAGACTGAACTCTCTGAAGCACTCGTCAATGCTGGAAAAAATCTCCTCAAGCCTCCATCATCTACCAAAGCGCTTCTCCATCTTCTCAAT GAAGCCGAGGGTCAGCTCTCCAAGCTAGTGCAAGATCCTATTGCTGCGGTGCAGAACGCACTGAGACCATTGATGAAGGCTTTGGTATCTGCTCATCTCTTAAGAAACCGTGATTCTGATGTTTGGGTCTACGTTGTCTCCTGCTTAACCGAGATCATGAGGATAACTGCCCCAGAGGTCCCATATAACGATGATCAAATGAAG GAGATCTTCAAGATGACAGTAAGAGCCTTTGGAAAACTAGCTGATACTTCATGTCCTAGCTATAAGAAAGCCGTTGGGGTGCTTGATACTGTTTCTAGGGTCAGATTATCATTGGTGATGTTGGACTTGGAGTGCGATGACCTTATTCTAAAGATGTTTCGCCAGTTCTTGAAAACCATTAG ACCGAATCATCCTGAATCGGTGCTTCTTTCAATGGAAGCGATAATGGTGACGGTTATCCATGAGAGTGAAGAAGTACCCATGGATTTGCTCGAGATTCTCTTGGCTGCTCTCAACAAAGAAAGCCAG GACTTCTCACCAGTGGCTTCGTGGCTTGCGGAGAAGGTTCTAATTACTTGCGCCTGTAAGCTTCAAACGTGCATCATTGAAGCTTTGAAGTCAACAGGGACTAGCTTGGAAATGTATTCTCCAGTAGTCTTGGCAATATGCCAAGGCGAAGCTGAAGCACACATCGTTGTTAAACCCAAACAAGCTGAG GGGAATATGTCTAAGAGAATTGCAAGATGTGGAACTCGAGCGCAAGGAGATGACAACGATTTGAAGCAAGTACAGCCTGGAAGTACAGACGTAGAGACAGAATCAGGGTCAATGAGGAGAGGACGGGAACTCAATCCTCTAATGAATACTGAGGAAGGCTATCCATTTAAGACGTCGTCAAGCAAGAAGGTGCAGGAAAAAGAACTTGGTGATTCGTCACTTGGAAAGCTGACTGCCAAGAAAGCATCTTTGCCTAGTGAAGTTGGTCAAACGAATCAGTCTGTTGTTTCTTCTCTCTCACCCTCTAGTAAGGCTAGGAAGGGGTCACGTAAACGGAGCCAGAGTAAGATCGAAGAGACAAATCTTGGTGCAGGGTCTTTAGCTGCACTAGTATCAAAGAAACAGATTGTGAAGAAAGATGAtcctgaagaagaagattttaTGGAATCTGACCTTGAAAAGCCTGAAGATAGCATAAAGACTGCTGCAAAGTCAAGTAAAAAGGAGAGAGCACAGAATCGTTCAGCAAAAGCATCTGCAAAGAAGCCACTTGCAGAATCTAATAGGGTAGAGGACAGTGTGAAAAAATCAGTCCACTCAGAATCAAAAGGTGCAAGCATGTATTCACATATTCTCCAGTCATCAAAGAACAAG AAGATTTCTCGTGCAATAACGCCTCCGAGGAAAGAGTCGGAACAAACTGCCAAAAGCCATCACAAGAGGAAACGGACAGCTGGAGAGGAAGTG GAGTCCCATAATAGTGAGCTCGGTGAGGAATTAGTTGGTAAGAGACTGAAAGTCTGGTGGCCATTGGACAAGAA GTTTTATGAAGGCGTCATAAAGTCTTATTCTAGTCGTCAGAAGAAGCATGTA GTATCGTATACTGATGGGGATGTTGAAAACCTTGATCTTAAAAAAGAACGTTGGGAGATGATCCAGGATAATTCTTCATCCAGTGAT GAAAAGGAGATTGATCTGCCTGATTCTACTCTTTTATCTGACAT AAGGCGGAGGCAGAAAACAATGAAGAGAAAAAATGTGTGTAAGAATGTGGAACTGAGCAGTTCTTCAGACGTCAG ATCCTCGAAGAAGAAGAGCGACCCTGTAGCAAACTCCACTAAGCTGAAGGGCGTAAGCAATGAACAAGAAAGCAGAGAAAAGCAGAATCTTGAATCCTCAAAAGCGACGAATGCTGAAATTGGCAGAACAAAAGGCAGGACTGAGAAAAGGCAGAGGGTGACTCGATCTATGCACCAGGAAAGTGAAAAAGATTGTGACGATAAGGAAGAACCTGAAACCAAAGCTGGTGGAGAAGAGTTAAAGTCTACAAACAAGTCAAATGCAATATCAGAAACTGATGGACAAGAACATAAAGTAGCAAAGGAGCCAGCTGCCAAAGCTGATGGAGTAGAGCGAGAGTCTGCGAAAGAGCCAAATGAAGAACCCAACACTGAGGTACAAGGGAGAGGATCAGCTAAAGAGATACCTGCATGCACAACATTGATTGAGGAGGAGGATATGTCTGAGGAGAGTCATAGAAGCGTGCCTGAGACTGGTAAGGTAGAAAACGAAGATGATCAGAGAGTAGTTAAAGAAGAGACTGATAAAGCAGAAGTCGGTACTATTCGTGTTTCAGTTTGA
- the LOC106390201 gene encoding sister chromatid cohesion protein PDS5 homolog E-like isoform X4 encodes MCSMSDGRCLCRVKEAEGQLSKLVQDPIAAVQNALRPLMKALVSAHLLRNRDSDVWVYVVSCLTEIMRITAPEVPYNDDQMKEIFKMTVRAFGKLADTSCPSYKKAVGVLDTVSRVRLSLVMLDLECDDLILKMFRQFLKTIRPNHPESVLLSMEAIMVTVIHESEEVPMDLLEILLAALNKESQDFSPVASWLAEKVLITCACKLQTCIIEALKSTGTSLEMYSPVVLAICQGEAEAHIVVKPKQAEGNMSKRIARCGTRAQGDDNDLKQVQPGSTDVETESGSMRRGRELNPLMNTEEGYPFKTSSSKKVQEKELGDSSLGKLTAKKASLPSEVGQTNQSVVSSLSPSSKARKGSRKRSQSKIEETNLGAGSLAALVSKKQIVKKDDPEEEDFMESDLEKPEDSIKTAAKSSKKERAQNRSAKASAKKPLAESNRVEDSVKKSVHSESKGASMYSHILQSSKNKKKISRAITPPRKESEQTAKSHHKRKRTAGEEVESHNSELGEELVGKRLKVWWPLDKKFYEGVIKSYSSRQKKHVVSYTDGDVENLDLKKERWEMIQDNSSSSDEKEIDLPDSTLLSDIRRRQKTMKRKNVCKNVELSSSSDVRSSKKKSDPVANSTKLKGVSNEQESREKQNLESSKATNAEIGRTKGRTEKRQRVTRSMHQESEKDCDDKEEPETKAGGEELKSTNKSNAISETDGQEHKVAKEPAAKADGVERESAKEPNEEPNTEVQGRGSAKEIPACTTLIEEEDMSEESHRSVPETGKVENEDDQRVVKEETDKAEVGTIRVSV; translated from the exons ATGTGTTCAATGTCTGATGGAAGATGCCTTTGTAGAGTAAAG GAAGCCGAGGGTCAGCTCTCCAAGCTAGTGCAAGATCCTATTGCTGCGGTGCAGAACGCACTGAGACCATTGATGAAGGCTTTGGTATCTGCTCATCTCTTAAGAAACCGTGATTCTGATGTTTGGGTCTACGTTGTCTCCTGCTTAACCGAGATCATGAGGATAACTGCCCCAGAGGTCCCATATAACGATGATCAAATGAAG GAGATCTTCAAGATGACAGTAAGAGCCTTTGGAAAACTAGCTGATACTTCATGTCCTAGCTATAAGAAAGCCGTTGGGGTGCTTGATACTGTTTCTAGGGTCAGATTATCATTGGTGATGTTGGACTTGGAGTGCGATGACCTTATTCTAAAGATGTTTCGCCAGTTCTTGAAAACCATTAG ACCGAATCATCCTGAATCGGTGCTTCTTTCAATGGAAGCGATAATGGTGACGGTTATCCATGAGAGTGAAGAAGTACCCATGGATTTGCTCGAGATTCTCTTGGCTGCTCTCAACAAAGAAAGCCAG GACTTCTCACCAGTGGCTTCGTGGCTTGCGGAGAAGGTTCTAATTACTTGCGCCTGTAAGCTTCAAACGTGCATCATTGAAGCTTTGAAGTCAACAGGGACTAGCTTGGAAATGTATTCTCCAGTAGTCTTGGCAATATGCCAAGGCGAAGCTGAAGCACACATCGTTGTTAAACCCAAACAAGCTGAG GGGAATATGTCTAAGAGAATTGCAAGATGTGGAACTCGAGCGCAAGGAGATGACAACGATTTGAAGCAAGTACAGCCTGGAAGTACAGACGTAGAGACAGAATCAGGGTCAATGAGGAGAGGACGGGAACTCAATCCTCTAATGAATACTGAGGAAGGCTATCCATTTAAGACGTCGTCAAGCAAGAAGGTGCAGGAAAAAGAACTTGGTGATTCGTCACTTGGAAAGCTGACTGCCAAGAAAGCATCTTTGCCTAGTGAAGTTGGTCAAACGAATCAGTCTGTTGTTTCTTCTCTCTCACCCTCTAGTAAGGCTAGGAAGGGGTCACGTAAACGGAGCCAGAGTAAGATCGAAGAGACAAATCTTGGTGCAGGGTCTTTAGCTGCACTAGTATCAAAGAAACAGATTGTGAAGAAAGATGAtcctgaagaagaagattttaTGGAATCTGACCTTGAAAAGCCTGAAGATAGCATAAAGACTGCTGCAAAGTCAAGTAAAAAGGAGAGAGCACAGAATCGTTCAGCAAAAGCATCTGCAAAGAAGCCACTTGCAGAATCTAATAGGGTAGAGGACAGTGTGAAAAAATCAGTCCACTCAGAATCAAAAGGTGCAAGCATGTATTCACATATTCTCCAGTCATCAAAGAACAAG AAGAAGATTTCTCGTGCAATAACGCCTCCGAGGAAAGAGTCGGAACAAACTGCCAAAAGCCATCACAAGAGGAAACGGACAGCTGGAGAGGAAGTG GAGTCCCATAATAGTGAGCTCGGTGAGGAATTAGTTGGTAAGAGACTGAAAGTCTGGTGGCCATTGGACAAGAA GTTTTATGAAGGCGTCATAAAGTCTTATTCTAGTCGTCAGAAGAAGCATGTA GTATCGTATACTGATGGGGATGTTGAAAACCTTGATCTTAAAAAAGAACGTTGGGAGATGATCCAGGATAATTCTTCATCCAGTGAT GAAAAGGAGATTGATCTGCCTGATTCTACTCTTTTATCTGACAT AAGGCGGAGGCAGAAAACAATGAAGAGAAAAAATGTGTGTAAGAATGTGGAACTGAGCAGTTCTTCAGACGTCAG ATCCTCGAAGAAGAAGAGCGACCCTGTAGCAAACTCCACTAAGCTGAAGGGCGTAAGCAATGAACAAGAAAGCAGAGAAAAGCAGAATCTTGAATCCTCAAAAGCGACGAATGCTGAAATTGGCAGAACAAAAGGCAGGACTGAGAAAAGGCAGAGGGTGACTCGATCTATGCACCAGGAAAGTGAAAAAGATTGTGACGATAAGGAAGAACCTGAAACCAAAGCTGGTGGAGAAGAGTTAAAGTCTACAAACAAGTCAAATGCAATATCAGAAACTGATGGACAAGAACATAAAGTAGCAAAGGAGCCAGCTGCCAAAGCTGATGGAGTAGAGCGAGAGTCTGCGAAAGAGCCAAATGAAGAACCCAACACTGAGGTACAAGGGAGAGGATCAGCTAAAGAGATACCTGCATGCACAACATTGATTGAGGAGGAGGATATGTCTGAGGAGAGTCATAGAAGCGTGCCTGAGACTGGTAAGGTAGAAAACGAAGATGATCAGAGAGTAGTTAAAGAAGAGACTGATAAAGCAGAAGTCGGTACTATTCGTGTTTCAGTTTGA